Proteins encoded together in one Pseudoalteromonas xiamenensis window:
- the ubiE gene encoding bifunctional demethylmenaquinone methyltransferase/2-methoxy-6-polyprenyl-1,4-benzoquinol methylase UbiE: MTDKQTETTHFGYQTVAANDKAGLVANVFHSVAAKYDIMNDMMSMGIHRLWKRQTIACSGVRQGHSVLDLAGGTGDLTAKFSELVGDTGKVVLGDINDSMLKVGREKLRNRGLVSNIEYVQMNAEALPFPDNTFDVITIAFGLRNVTDKDKALRSMFRVLKPGGRLLVLEFSKPQHEALSKAYDFYSFNILPTMGQLVANDSESYRYLAESIRMHPDQETLKSMMNDAGFEQVTYQNMTGGIVALHRGFKY, from the coding sequence ATGACAGACAAGCAAACAGAGACGACACACTTCGGATATCAAACCGTTGCCGCGAACGACAAAGCAGGATTGGTTGCAAACGTATTCCATTCCGTCGCTGCAAAATATGACATTATGAACGACATGATGTCGATGGGGATCCATCGTCTCTGGAAGCGTCAAACGATTGCTTGCTCAGGAGTGCGGCAAGGTCATTCCGTGTTGGATTTAGCGGGTGGCACTGGCGATCTGACGGCGAAGTTTAGTGAACTGGTCGGAGACACGGGTAAAGTTGTACTTGGTGACATCAACGATTCAATGCTTAAAGTTGGCCGCGAAAAGCTCCGTAACCGAGGCTTGGTCAGTAACATCGAATACGTTCAAATGAATGCAGAAGCCCTGCCATTCCCTGACAACACCTTCGACGTCATTACTATCGCCTTTGGCCTTCGCAATGTGACAGATAAAGACAAAGCATTGCGCTCCATGTTCCGCGTGTTGAAACCAGGCGGTCGCTTACTAGTGCTTGAGTTTTCAAAACCACAGCACGAAGCATTATCTAAAGCATACGATTTTTACTCTTTCAACATTTTGCCGACAATGGGCCAATTGGTTGCAAATGACAGTGAATCGTATCGTTATCTTGCAGAGTCCATTCGCATGCATCCCGACCAGGAAACACTGAAGAGTATGATGAACGATGCCGGTTTTGAACAAGTCACTTACCAAAACATGACGGGCGGCATTGTGGCACTGCACCGCGGTTTCAAATACTGA
- a CDS encoding ubiquinone biosynthesis accessory factor UbiJ, with product MLPTFFGAVAERALNQILKLSPTIGEQLNAVKHRVLVVHIRDWQQQIGLVYTGTQFHVFMGIEEKGDCWVSADFNTLTRLQDPSLLTQLIRQNELDLDGDIHLAQAFSKAFGSMDIDWAEHFSNYLGDAPAQQLYDFMVSTKNQGLKQAGSLRQILTQLCQDELKVAIHPLELVQFTEHTRQLKQQVDSLEQRINTLLSTKE from the coding sequence ATGCTACCGACCTTTTTTGGGGCGGTTGCCGAACGCGCCCTCAATCAAATTCTGAAGCTGTCGCCGACCATTGGCGAACAGCTCAATGCGGTGAAACATCGAGTCTTGGTTGTGCACATCCGCGACTGGCAACAGCAAATTGGGTTGGTTTATACCGGGACTCAATTTCATGTCTTTATGGGCATTGAAGAGAAAGGTGATTGCTGGGTTAGTGCGGACTTCAACACCTTAACCCGTCTCCAAGATCCCAGCCTACTGACGCAATTAATCCGTCAGAATGAACTAGATTTAGACGGCGATATCCATCTTGCACAGGCGTTCAGTAAAGCGTTTGGTAGCATGGACATCGACTGGGCTGAACATTTCTCAAACTACTTGGGTGATGCACCTGCACAGCAACTTTATGATTTCATGGTGAGCACCAAAAATCAGGGTCTAAAACAGGCAGGATCACTGCGTCAAATCCTGACCCAACTGTGCCAAGATGAACTAAAAGTAGCGATTCATCCTCTCGAACTCGTTCAATTTACCGAACACACTCGACAGCTCAAACAGCAAGTAGATAGCTTAGAACAACGTATTAATACCCTGCTATCGACCAAGGAGTAA
- the ubiB gene encoding ubiquinone biosynthesis regulatory protein kinase UbiB: protein MSASRLYQITKTFLQYGLDEFVPDNKKPFLAKCARGSAFWLTNRHTEKSLGLRLRLALQTLGPVWIKFGQMLSTRRDLLPDDIARELAFLQDKVEPFPGDAAKALIEHALGIEDVSELFDNFDSTPLASASIAQVHTATLKHDGQALDVVIKVIRPNIEAQILADLALMERFARYLASWFSEGKRLRPVEVVKEYRKTLLDELDLMREAANALQLRRNFTKSEALYIPEVYSDYSRKNVLVMERIYGIPVSDTDALLEQGTNMKLLAERGVEVFFTQVFRDSFFHADMHPGNIFVSRENPHNPQYIGIDCGIVGTLNREDKRYLAENFIAFFNRDYRQVAQLHVDSGWVPHDTNVEEFEFAIRTVCEPIFNKPLAEISFGHVLVNLFNTARRFNMEVQPQLVLLQKTLLYVEGLGRQLYPQLDLWKTAKPFLENWVQEQVGPLAVIKKLYANLPFWAEKMPELPDLVYQNLKRPPASANMTTITPVKPLLLGLLAMTGFMGSLLSYFQGANLLAGSFGLAGMVSFWVAWRKSSH, encoded by the coding sequence TTGTCTGCGTCGCGCTTATATCAAATCACGAAAACGTTTTTGCAATATGGGCTGGATGAATTCGTTCCGGACAACAAGAAACCGTTTTTAGCAAAGTGCGCTCGTGGCAGTGCATTTTGGCTAACGAATCGTCATACCGAGAAATCTCTGGGTCTGCGTCTGCGTCTTGCTCTTCAAACCTTGGGGCCTGTTTGGATTAAATTTGGGCAAATGCTGTCAACTCGCCGCGATTTATTGCCAGACGACATCGCCAGAGAGCTTGCTTTTTTACAAGATAAAGTCGAGCCCTTTCCGGGTGATGCGGCAAAAGCCTTGATTGAACACGCGCTTGGGATTGAGGATGTCAGCGAACTATTTGACAATTTTGACAGCACCCCATTGGCATCGGCCTCAATTGCACAAGTTCATACCGCGACATTAAAACACGATGGACAAGCCTTGGATGTGGTCATTAAGGTGATCCGCCCGAATATCGAAGCACAAATCCTTGCTGACTTGGCGCTTATGGAGCGTTTCGCGCGCTATTTGGCTAGCTGGTTCAGTGAAGGCAAACGCTTGAGACCGGTTGAAGTCGTCAAAGAGTACCGCAAAACGTTACTCGATGAATTGGACCTGATGCGTGAAGCAGCAAATGCCCTGCAATTACGCCGTAATTTCACAAAATCAGAAGCCCTCTACATCCCGGAAGTCTACAGTGACTATTCACGAAAAAATGTGTTGGTCATGGAACGAATTTACGGTATCCCTGTCTCAGATACCGATGCATTGCTTGAGCAAGGCACAAACATGAAATTGCTGGCGGAACGCGGCGTGGAAGTCTTTTTTACTCAGGTATTTAGAGACAGCTTTTTCCATGCAGATATGCACCCTGGAAACATTTTCGTGTCACGTGAGAATCCACATAATCCCCAATACATTGGCATTGATTGCGGTATTGTGGGTACATTGAACCGTGAAGATAAACGCTATCTCGCGGAAAACTTTATCGCCTTTTTTAATCGCGATTATCGCCAAGTCGCGCAGCTTCACGTGGACTCGGGCTGGGTACCACACGACACGAATGTGGAAGAGTTTGAATTTGCCATTCGTACTGTCTGTGAGCCAATTTTCAACAAGCCCTTAGCGGAGATTTCGTTTGGACACGTTCTGGTCAATTTGTTTAACACCGCACGTCGTTTCAATATGGAAGTGCAACCTCAACTCGTGTTGTTGCAAAAAACGCTGTTGTACGTGGAAGGATTAGGTAGACAGCTCTATCCTCAATTGGATTTATGGAAAACAGCGAAACCATTTCTAGAAAATTGGGTGCAAGAGCAAGTTGGTCCATTAGCTGTCATAAAAAAATTATATGCTAATTTGCCATTCTGGGCCGAAAAAATGCCGGAATTGCCTGATCTGGTTTATCAAAACTTAAAACGTCCACCAGCGAGTGCAAACATGACCACCATCACACCGGTAAAACCTCTTCTGCTTGGTTTACTAGCAATGACAGGGTTCATGGGGTCATTATTGAGTTACTTTCAAGGGGCAAATCTACTTGCAGGGTCGTTTGGGCTGGCAGGCATGGTCAGTTTTTGGGTTGCGTGGCGAAAATCAAGCCACTAA
- the tatA gene encoding Sec-independent protein translocase subunit TatA produces MGIGGISIWQLLIVLAIIVLLFGTKKLRGIGNDLGSAVKGFKKAISEDETPTKDEPTAQLKDNQATTSAEAQKEKDKA; encoded by the coding sequence ATGGGTATCGGCGGAATCAGCATTTGGCAATTACTTATCGTTTTAGCAATAATTGTATTGTTGTTCGGAACGAAAAAATTACGCGGTATTGGCAACGATTTAGGTAGTGCTGTGAAAGGGTTCAAAAAGGCCATTTCGGAAGACGAAACTCCGACAAAAGATGAACCAACAGCTCAACTCAAAGATAACCAAGCGACCACATCGGCTGAAGCGCAAAAAGAAAAAGATAAGGCTTAA
- the tatB gene encoding Sec-independent protein translocase protein TatB, protein MGFWELVVVFVVGLVVLGPERLPVAIRTVMKWVRTVKTYANAVTAEVNEELRIHELHSNLKKAEQQGMENLAPEIQQSVAELQKAAESVRHSYQKSPDAPKE, encoded by the coding sequence ATGGGTTTTTGGGAGTTAGTGGTTGTGTTTGTTGTGGGCTTAGTTGTACTGGGCCCAGAGCGTTTACCGGTGGCCATTCGAACAGTAATGAAATGGGTCCGCACTGTTAAGACATACGCTAACGCGGTGACCGCTGAAGTGAATGAAGAGCTTCGTATTCACGAATTGCACAGCAACCTGAAAAAAGCGGAACAACAGGGTATGGAAAATCTAGCGCCTGAAATTCAGCAATCGGTCGCGGAGCTTCAAAAAGCAGCCGAGTCCGTTCGACACAGCTACCAAAAAAGCCCCGATGCCCCGAAAGAATAA
- the tatC gene encoding twin-arginine translocase subunit TatC, which translates to MSETTQSGFIAHLVELRDRLMRALFSILVVFLALAYFANDIYAFVADPLVAKLPSNATMIATDVTAPFFAPFKLTLFVSLFLAIPFILHQLWSFIAPGLYQHEKRMLMPILAASVLLFYGGIAFCYFMVLPIILGFFTSVGPEMMTLSPDISSYLDFALKMFFAFGLAFEIPVAIMLLCWSGATTAQSLREKRPYIVVGAFVVAMFLTPPDVLSQTLLAVPMLLLFELGLILAAFYTKPTQQEE; encoded by the coding sequence ATGTCAGAAACAACTCAATCTGGGTTTATTGCCCACCTTGTCGAATTGCGCGATCGCCTTATGCGCGCGCTCTTTAGTATTTTGGTCGTGTTTTTAGCACTTGCTTACTTTGCCAATGATATCTATGCCTTTGTGGCAGATCCTTTGGTCGCTAAACTGCCGAGCAATGCAACGATGATCGCAACCGACGTGACCGCGCCATTCTTTGCACCATTTAAACTCACGCTATTCGTCTCTCTATTTTTGGCTATCCCCTTTATTTTGCATCAGCTTTGGAGCTTTATCGCGCCAGGCTTGTACCAGCACGAAAAGCGCATGTTGATGCCCATTTTGGCGGCAAGTGTGTTGTTATTTTATGGTGGCATTGCCTTTTGTTACTTCATGGTTTTACCGATCATTCTTGGGTTTTTCACAAGCGTTGGCCCGGAGATGATGACGCTGTCTCCAGACATTAGCAGTTATCTCGATTTCGCGTTAAAAATGTTTTTTGCGTTTGGTCTCGCTTTTGAAATCCCTGTGGCCATTATGCTGCTGTGTTGGTCTGGTGCAACAACCGCACAAAGCCTTCGTGAAAAGCGTCCGTACATCGTCGTCGGTGCGTTTGTTGTCGCAATGTTTTTAACGCCACCTGACGTCTTGTCACAAACCTTGCTCGCAGTCCCTATGTTATTACTTTTTGAGCTTGGTTTAATCTTGGCGGCGTTTTACACTAAACCGACACAACAAGAAGAATAG
- a CDS encoding TatD family hydrolase, with translation MPITWVDIAVNLSNHQFADDVADVIARAKQADVHDMLLVGCDEDSSRTALEFAQQYQLHCTAGVHPHDAKSVSAHYLDVLESLLKAPQCLAVGECGLDFNRDFSPRPIQQRVLSEQLALAEKLDLPVYLHDRDASETLLAILKEHNVRGVLHCFTGDQHALERYLDLGLYIGITGWVCDERRGQALQAQVPLIPNDRMLLETDAPFLIPRTLTPKPKSRRNEPAYLIEVAKQVALLKNISLDDLKKHCYDNFIKLFGVV, from the coding sequence ATGCCAATAACTTGGGTCGATATTGCGGTCAATCTTAGCAACCATCAATTTGCTGATGACGTTGCGGACGTAATCGCCCGAGCAAAACAGGCGGATGTACACGACATGCTACTGGTTGGCTGCGATGAAGACTCAAGCAGAACGGCGCTTGAGTTTGCACAGCAGTACCAACTTCATTGCACAGCGGGCGTGCATCCTCATGATGCTAAATCCGTATCAGCGCATTATCTCGACGTCCTTGAATCTTTGCTAAAAGCACCACAGTGCTTGGCGGTTGGCGAGTGCGGTCTCGACTTTAATCGAGATTTTTCCCCTCGTCCTATACAACAACGGGTCTTGTCGGAACAGTTAGCGTTAGCCGAGAAGCTAGACCTTCCTGTTTATCTGCATGACCGCGACGCATCCGAAACGTTATTGGCCATATTGAAAGAGCACAATGTACGTGGCGTCTTACACTGTTTTACGGGCGATCAGCACGCTTTGGAACGTTATTTGGATTTAGGTTTATACATCGGGATCACTGGCTGGGTGTGTGATGAACGTCGTGGGCAAGCGCTACAAGCTCAAGTTCCCTTGATCCCAAATGATAGAATGTTGCTGGAAACAGATGCTCCTTTTTTAATACCTCGCACATTAACGCCAAAACCTAAAAGTCGTCGTAATGAACCTGCGTATCTCATTGAAGTCGCAAAACAGGTCGCTTTGCTCAAAAACATCTCGCTTGATGACCTCAAAAAGCACTGTTACGACAACTTCATAAAATTGTTTGGGGTTGTGTAA
- a CDS encoding sensor domain-containing diguanylate cyclase — MNKWILLIWLCLCALPSRADVSLDTQFTQLQSIDFEYTFDDVSDIRLLDKAAWQRHEGGLLNLGLVSRPLWLRVNIANHGMTAQDLLLSVNNNLLDKITVYIQQQNSALQTLALGDKIPLFKRPIRHESQLIPLHLDPNVDKNIYIQLDHDGPLTFSLSLWTQIEYLKYKSRFNLVYGVLAGFMLAMVFTNCVLYYFSRQPYFITGAALIAAFWMLVIHIYGFSYRYLYSEWQWLQQYGQAHLVLLSTLLFTPLIWHTIGKQHMIHVAKRALEIMGIIGAICLLLLSTLPIGLAVMCSYIVSLVLTCGYLALTAVGIHLGFRYRVAISGSCLLLLFSLLYQFLQALGVMTHAWLDHPIVYLCALFISMFVSYMLTQQYVAMRDSTIQAQQQRIAASQAEDALLKERLKLQEQASEELETRIDERTFELQVTLRELEEKNRELEKLNMEDALTKVKNRRYFDKRLVMEVRRSRREQSVLSVVMLDIDHFKSINDRFGHLVGDQAICAIADLLKGALQRPFDEVFRYGGEEFVLLLPNTPEEGANELAEQIRSHVANFALTIGELTIDFTISAGIYSAIATDIHNPTLFTDLADKALYSAKQQGRNRVVIYRNEEEKR; from the coding sequence GTGAACAAATGGATACTGCTGATTTGGTTATGTTTATGTGCTCTACCTAGTCGAGCTGATGTTAGCCTAGATACACAATTTACGCAGTTGCAAAGCATTGATTTTGAATATACGTTCGATGACGTCTCAGATATTCGCCTGCTGGATAAAGCTGCGTGGCAACGTCACGAGGGCGGCTTGCTTAACCTTGGACTCGTCTCCAGACCTTTGTGGTTGAGGGTCAACATTGCCAATCACGGTATGACAGCGCAAGATTTACTGTTAAGTGTTAACAACAACTTATTGGACAAAATCACCGTTTATATTCAACAACAAAATAGCGCGCTACAGACCCTCGCTTTGGGTGATAAGATCCCACTGTTCAAAAGGCCTATTCGCCACGAGTCGCAACTAATCCCGCTGCATCTTGATCCCAATGTCGATAAAAATATTTACATTCAATTAGACCATGATGGCCCCTTGACGTTTTCACTCAGTTTGTGGACTCAAATCGAATACTTAAAGTACAAAAGTCGTTTTAACTTAGTGTATGGCGTGCTTGCAGGATTTATGCTCGCCATGGTTTTCACAAATTGCGTGCTGTACTACTTTTCACGTCAGCCCTATTTCATTACAGGTGCTGCACTTATTGCCGCGTTTTGGATGTTGGTCATCCATATTTACGGCTTTAGTTATCGCTACCTCTACTCTGAATGGCAGTGGTTACAACAGTATGGGCAAGCGCATTTGGTCTTGTTGTCCACCCTACTGTTTACCCCTTTGATATGGCATACCATAGGCAAGCAACACATGATCCACGTCGCAAAACGTGCTTTAGAGATCATGGGAATTATTGGTGCTATCTGCTTGTTATTACTAAGCACACTCCCTATTGGCCTTGCCGTCATGTGCAGCTATATTGTCAGTCTCGTGTTGACCTGTGGCTACCTAGCACTCACCGCTGTTGGCATCCATCTGGGTTTTCGCTACCGCGTGGCAATCAGTGGCAGTTGTTTATTACTGCTATTCTCATTGCTCTACCAGTTTCTACAAGCGCTTGGCGTGATGACTCACGCTTGGCTGGACCACCCAATCGTGTACCTTTGTGCACTGTTTATTAGTATGTTTGTCAGCTATATGTTGACTCAGCAATACGTGGCAATGCGAGACAGCACAATCCAAGCCCAACAACAAAGAATAGCAGCAAGCCAAGCAGAAGACGCTCTTTTGAAAGAGCGTTTGAAACTGCAAGAACAAGCCAGTGAAGAACTTGAGACTCGCATAGATGAACGTACCTTTGAGCTCCAAGTGACGCTACGTGAACTGGAAGAAAAGAATCGAGAGCTCGAAAAATTAAACATGGAAGATGCGCTCACTAAAGTGAAAAACCGTCGTTATTTTGATAAACGCCTTGTGATGGAAGTACGTCGCTCTCGACGTGAACAATCGGTTTTAAGTGTCGTAATGCTCGACATTGATCATTTTAAATCAATCAACGACCGATTCGGTCACTTGGTTGGCGACCAAGCAATATGCGCCATTGCCGATTTACTAAAAGGTGCACTTCAGCGACCTTTTGATGAAGTGTTTCGCTATGGCGGTGAAGAATTCGTGTTACTACTTCCTAATACGCCAGAGGAAGGTGCAAATGAACTGGCAGAACAAATTCGATCTCATGTAGCAAACTTCGCATTAACTATTGGCGAACTCACTATCGACTTTACCATCAGTGCAGGGATTTACAGCGCCATTGCAACTGATATTCACAACCCGACGCTATTTACCGACCTCGCAGACAAAGCCTTGTATTCAGCCAAGCAACAAGGTCGCAATCGGGTTGTTATTTATCGCAACGAAGAGGAGAAGCGATGA
- the hemB gene encoding porphobilinogen synthase — MAQSGLDLFPYTRMRRMRRDDFSRRLMRENQLSVNDLIYPMFILDGENQREAVASMPGVERISIDLLVEEAKELVELGIPAIALFPVTPADKKSLLAEEAYNPDGLAQRAVRAVKQACPSLGVITDVALDPFTVHGQDGIIDETGYVINDVTTEILVKQALSHAEAGADVVAPSDMMDGRIGAIREALEAEGHIHTRIMAYSAKYASSYYGPFRDAVGSAGNLKGADKKTYQMDPANSDEAIREVALDLQEGADMVMVKPGMPYLDIVRRVKDEFGVPTFAYQVSGEYAMHKAAIDNGWLAEEACVMESLLAFKRAGADGILTYFAKQAAVWLKQK; from the coding sequence ATGGCTCAATCAGGCCTAGATTTATTCCCATATACTCGCATGCGCCGTATGCGCCGTGATGATTTTTCACGTCGTTTAATGCGTGAAAATCAACTTAGCGTGAATGACCTAATTTATCCGATGTTCATCCTTGACGGTGAAAATCAACGTGAAGCAGTTGCCTCAATGCCTGGCGTAGAACGTATTTCAATCGACTTATTGGTTGAAGAAGCGAAGGAACTAGTTGAGCTCGGTATTCCCGCTATTGCACTTTTCCCTGTCACTCCGGCTGACAAAAAATCACTTTTAGCGGAAGAAGCGTACAATCCGGACGGGTTAGCACAGCGTGCTGTGCGTGCTGTAAAACAAGCGTGCCCCTCATTAGGGGTGATCACAGACGTGGCACTTGACCCATTTACAGTACATGGACAAGACGGCATTATCGACGAGACTGGTTATGTCATCAACGACGTCACCACTGAAATATTAGTTAAGCAAGCGCTTTCTCACGCTGAAGCAGGTGCCGATGTCGTTGCTCCATCGGATATGATGGATGGTCGAATTGGCGCAATCCGAGAAGCACTTGAAGCTGAAGGCCACATTCACACGCGTATTATGGCTTACTCGGCAAAGTATGCGTCTAGCTACTACGGTCCATTCCGTGATGCGGTCGGCTCAGCGGGCAATCTCAAAGGCGCAGATAAAAAGACCTACCAAATGGACCCGGCCAATTCAGATGAAGCCATTCGTGAAGTCGCGCTAGATCTCCAAGAAGGTGCCGACATGGTGATGGTCAAACCGGGTATGCCGTATTTAGATATTGTTCGCCGTGTTAAAGATGAATTCGGAGTACCAACATTTGCGTATCAAGTTAGCGGTGAATACGCCATGCATAAAGCGGCTATCGACAATGGTTGGCTTGCCGAAGAAGCCTGTGTAATGGAATCTCTATTGGCATTCAAGCGCGCTGGCGCAGATGGTATTTTGACGTATTTTGCGAAACAAGCGGCAGTTTGGTTGAAGCAGAAATAA
- a CDS encoding cytochrome b/b6 domain-containing protein — protein sequence MTKVWDGFIRGFHWLLVTGIVVLYVSGEQEWMDLHFVTGYLLLALFVARLIWGVVGSDTAKIANLFHGPSAVKQALKHEDKRYGHNAAGSYMVLLFFALIAVQLITGLMSTDDIMMEGPLVAMVPSSWVEFASDVHHLNINLLIAAIALHVLAIVVYRLRGKNLVKTLVTGRTTKEQTIAAEPKMRAGIVGYVIFGVLSAVLMATWGSAPLSALLN from the coding sequence ATGACAAAAGTATGGGATGGATTTATCCGTGGGTTTCATTGGTTGTTAGTCACGGGAATTGTGGTGCTTTACGTGAGCGGCGAACAAGAGTGGATGGATTTGCATTTTGTCACAGGTTATCTGCTTTTAGCATTATTCGTCGCGCGACTCATTTGGGGCGTGGTGGGGAGTGATACAGCAAAAATTGCGAATTTATTTCATGGTCCGAGTGCGGTTAAACAAGCCTTGAAACATGAGGATAAACGTTATGGTCACAATGCGGCGGGCAGTTACATGGTGCTGCTGTTTTTTGCTTTAATCGCTGTTCAGCTAATCACGGGTTTGATGTCGACAGACGACATTATGATGGAAGGGCCGCTGGTTGCAATGGTACCAAGTAGTTGGGTTGAATTCGCAAGTGATGTCCATCACCTTAACATCAATTTGCTTATTGCAGCGATTGCCCTACATGTTTTGGCAATTGTCGTTTATCGCTTGCGCGGCAAAAACTTAGTAAAAACGCTTGTGACAGGTAGAACAACCAAAGAGCAAACCATTGCAGCGGAACCCAAGATGCGAGCGGGCATCGTTGGTTACGTCATTTTTGGTGTGTTAAGTGCTGTGTTGATGGCGACTTGGGGCAGTGCACCACTCAGCGCCCTGTTGAATTAG
- a CDS encoding AzlC family ABC transporter permease codes for MSRQRKANYLAFWKGQLDMLPLNLAVVPWGILCGSLAVQNGFSPWEAQLMSLLVFAGSAQLVAIELIAKNTPLMTLLITVFIISARHFLYSPATQSGLSVRHKVKQKRDSPATQSEIACRCCRWSFVLTDELFAFSHHPRAYQTKARLVYALSAGFSFYVFWNIWTFIGVVAGSLLPDLTHLGLDFAIAATFIALVIPSIKNLPTLATVVTAGISATWFKSLGLELWLVFAALLSMSVGYGLSRGSVK; via the coding sequence ATGAGTCGACAGCGTAAAGCAAATTACTTGGCTTTTTGGAAAGGCCAATTGGATATGTTACCGCTCAATTTGGCGGTTGTGCCTTGGGGGATTTTATGTGGTTCTTTGGCAGTGCAAAATGGCTTTTCGCCGTGGGAAGCACAGCTTATGTCGTTGCTTGTTTTTGCCGGGTCAGCACAGCTGGTTGCCATTGAACTCATCGCGAAGAATACGCCACTTATGACGCTGCTCATCACGGTCTTTATTATAAGTGCGCGTCATTTTCTCTATAGCCCAGCCACTCAAAGTGGCTTATCGGTGCGCCACAAGGTCAAACAAAAGCGCGATAGCCCAGCCACTCAAAGTGAGATTGCCTGTCGGTGTTGTCGCTGGAGCTTCGTGCTCACCGATGAGCTGTTTGCTTTTTCGCACCATCCGAGAGCGTATCAAACAAAAGCGCGATTAGTATACGCATTAAGTGCTGGTTTTAGCTTTTATGTTTTTTGGAATATTTGGACCTTTATCGGTGTTGTCGCTGGAAGCCTGTTACCTGACTTGACCCATTTAGGCCTCGATTTCGCGATTGCCGCCACCTTTATTGCGCTGGTGATCCCAAGTATCAAGAATTTGCCCACTCTTGCAACGGTCGTTACGGCCGGCATCAGTGCTACCTGGTTTAAGTCTTTGGGGCTAGAGCTATGGCTGGTTTTCGCTGCGCTCCTTAGCATGAGTGTAGGGTATGGATTAAGTAGAGGAAGCGTGAAATGA
- a CDS encoding AzlD domain-containing protein: protein MIYTLCLMAMVTFLTRYLFLHKRLPFEIGPKGQRFLSFSAPAVLTAIWVPIVLLPEGELNVHYSNPYLIGAIVAVAVAYKTHNIYATTLLGMAAFYCFL from the coding sequence ATGATTTATACGTTATGTTTAATGGCAATGGTGACCTTTCTTACCCGCTATCTGTTTCTCCACAAACGTTTACCCTTTGAAATTGGTCCGAAAGGTCAGCGCTTTTTAAGTTTTAGCGCACCCGCGGTATTAACGGCCATTTGGGTTCCTATTGTGTTGCTGCCTGAGGGTGAACTCAATGTGCACTACTCGAATCCATACTTAATCGGTGCAATCGTCGCGGTAGCTGTCGCGTATAAAACACATAATATCTACGCTACCACCCTCCTTGGAATGGCAGCGTTTTACTGTTTCTTATAA